The Hordeum vulgare subsp. vulgare chromosome 4H, MorexV3_pseudomolecules_assembly, whole genome shotgun sequence genomic interval gttgttgttgttcttgttgctattgttgttactgttgttgttcttgttcttgttgttgttgtcgtgatcGTCGTCTTcgatgttcatgttgttgttcttgttgttcttgttgttgtattcatcgtcgtcatcctcgttgtttttgctgttgttgttgttgttgttgttgttgtcattgatgttgtagttgtcgttgttgtcgctattgttgttgtcgttgttgttgtttgtcattgttgttgtcgttgtcatcgttgttgttgttgttgtcgctgttgtcgccgTTAGTTGTTCACGTTCTTCTCATTTATGTCGCtttttcattgttgtcgctgttgtcgtcgttgttgttgtcgttgttgtcattgttctcatcattgtcgttattttgtcattcttgttgttgtcgtcgtctttgttattgttgttgttgttgttgttgtttgtattgttgttgttgttggtggtggtggtggtgttgttgtaggtgtggattttgttgttgttgtggctgtcattgtcgtcttggtagtcgtcgtcatcgtcatcgaaatcgatgccacccttttcctcgttgttgttgtcgtcgtcgttgttcttgttgttattgttgttgttgttgttcttgttgttgtcgtcgtcgtcttcattgttgttgtcatcgtcgtcactgtagtcgtcgtcgtcattgtcgtgttcgttatgttgttattgttcttgttcttattgttgttgttgttgttgttgttgttgttgttgttgttatcgttgttgtcgttgttgtggttgttgtagttgttgtcgttttttctcgtcattgtcgttgttagcatcgttgtcgtcttcgtcatcctagtcatcgtggttgtcgtcgtcgtagtcattgtttttgttttgttggtgtagttgttgttgttgttgttgttcttgttgcagttgctgcttctgttgttgttgttgttgttgttgttgtcatcgtcatcgtcgttgtcaaagtcatcttcgtcgtcgtctttgttgttgttgttgttgttgttgttgttgttgttgttgttgttgttgttgttgttgttgttgacattgttgttgttgttgatgatgatgatgttgttggtgtggttgtcattgttgttgttgttgttgttgttgttgttgttgttgttgttgttactattattgttgttgatattgttgttgttgttgttgttggtgttgttgttgttgacgttgttgttgttgttgatgatgatgatgttgttgttgttgtcgttgctatcgatgttgCCGCTGTTGTcggtgtcgtcgttgttgttgttgttgttgttgttgttgttgttgttgttgctgctgctgctgctgttcttCCCGTCAGTGTGTTTGTTGTCAGCGTTGTggttgtcgtagtcgtcgtccttgttgttgttctggttgtcgtcatcgttgttgttgtttttgttgttgtttttgttgttttttttgttgttgttgttgttggcgtcgtcgtcgtcgaagtcgtcgccatcctcatcctcgtcatcgtcgtcgtcttcgttttcatcatcgtcttcgttgtcctcgtgattgtcgtcatcatcgtcttcgtcgttgtcgttattgtcgttgttttgttgttgttgttgttgttgttgttgttgttgttgttggtggtggtggtggtggtggtggtggtggtgtggttgttgttgttgttgttcttattattattattattgttgttgttgttcttattattgttgttgttgtcgttgttgttgtcgttgtagtagttgttgttgttcttattattgttgttgttgtcgttgttgtcgttgttgtggttattgttgtctatattgtcatcgtcattgttgtttttgatgtttttGTTGGTGTCTCGATTATAGttcttgtcgatgttgtcgtcgtcgtcgtcgttgttgttgttgttgtagttgtcgttcttGACATTGTTctgattgttgtcgtcattgtcattattgtcgtcattgtcgttctcattgttgttgttgttgttgttgttgttcttatagtcgttgttgttgtggtggtggtggttgctgttgtggtggtggttgttgttgttattcttgtggttgttgttgttgttgttcttgttgttgttcacgtcatcgtcgtcgttgtctttgttattttttttcttgtcattgttgtcgtcgtcatcctcttcgattctgttgttgttgttcttcttcttgttgctattattgttactattgttgttcttgttcttgttgttgtcgtcgtcgtcatcgtcttcgttgttaatgttgttgttcttgttgtagtggtggtcgtcgtcctcgttgttgttgttgttgttgttgttgtcgtggatgtcgttgttgtcgttgttgtcgctattgtcctcgttgttgttgttgttgttgttgttgttgttgttgttgttgttcttcttcttcttcttcttcttcttattgttgttgttgttgttcatgtcattgatgtcgcttttgtcattgttgtcgatgttaacgttgttgttgttgtcgtcgttgtgggctttgttctcgtcattgtcgttgtttttgtcattcttgttgttgttgtcgtcgtcgtcgtctctgttgttgttgttgttgttgttgttgttgttgttgttgttattgttgttgttgttgttgttattgttgttgtggctattatTATTGTTATAGCTGTCATCGTAGACttggtagtcatcgtcgtcgtcatcgaaatcgatgccacccttgtcgacgttgtcgctgtcgtcgtcgtcgtcgtcgttgtcgttgttgttgtttttgttgttgttgttgttgttgttgttgttgttgttgttgttgttgttgtagttgtcgttgttgttgttgttgttgtcgcttttgttgttgtggttgtcgtcgtcatcttgattgttgttgtcctcgtcgtcattctcatgttcgttgttgttgttgttgttgttgttgttcttattattgttgttgttgttgttgttgtctgcattgtcatcgtcattgttgtttttgatgtttttGTTGGTGTTTCAATTATAGttcttgtcgatgttgtcgtcgtcgtcgttgttgttgttgttgttgtagttgtcgttcttGACATTGTTctgattgttgtcgtcattgtcattattgtcgtcattgtcgttctcattgttgttgttgttgttcttatagttgttgttgttgtggtggtggtggtgctgttgttgtggtggttgttgttgttattcttgtggttgttgttgttgttgttcttgttgttgttctcgtcgtcgtcgtcgttgtcttcgttattttttttgttgtcattgttgtcgtcgtcgtcctcttcgattctgttgttgttgttgttcttgttgctattgttgttactattgttgttcttgttcttgttgttgtcgtcgtcgtcatcgtcttcgttgttaatgttgttgttcttgttgttgtggtcgtcgtcgtcctcgttgttgttgttgttgttgttgttgtcgtggatgtcgttgttgtcgttgttgtcgctattgtcctcgttgttgttgttgttgttgttgttgttgtggttgttgctgttgttcttcttattgttgttgttgttgttcatgtcattgatgtcgcttttgtcattgttgtcgatgttaacgttgttgttgttgtcgtcgttgttggctttgttctcgtcattgtcgttgtttttgtcattcttgttgttgttgtcgtcgtcgtcgtctctgttgttgttgttgttgttgttgttgttgttgttgttgttattgttgttgttgttgttgttgttattgttgttgtggctattatTATTGTTATAGCTGTCATCGTAGACttggtagtcatcgtcgtcgtcatcgaaatcgatgccacccttgtcgacgttgtcgctgtcgtcgtcgtcgtcgttgtcgttgttgttgtttttgttgttgttgttgttgttgttgttgttgttgttgtcgttgttgttgttgttgttgtcgcttttgttgttgttgttgtcgtcgtcatcttgattgttgttgtcctcgtcgtcattctcatgttcgttgttgttgttgttgttgttgtagctgctgcttctgttgttgttgttgttgttgttgttgttgttgttgttgttgttgttgtcgtcattgtcgtcgtcgtcgtcatcgtcgtcgtcgtcgtcatcatcgccgtcatcatcttcattgttgttgtaattgtcgtcgtcgtcgtcgttgttgttgttgttgttgtcattgttgttgttgttctcgacattgtctatgttgtcatcgttgtggtggtcgtcgttgtactcgttgttggtgttgttgttgttgttgtgattgttattttcgttgttgtcgttgtcgtcgttcttgttattgttgttgttgttgttgttgtttttgttgttgttgttgttgttgttgttgttgttgttgttgttgttgttgttgttgttgtcgtcgtcgttgctgtcgttgtcgtcgttgttgtcgttgttgtgcttgttgtcgttgttctcgttattgtcgttgttagcatcattgtcgtcgtcgtcatcgtagtcatagtcgttgtcgtcgtcgtagtcgtcgtcgttgttgttggtggtggtggtgttcttgttattgttgttgttgttgttgttgttgttcttgttgcatctcctgcttctattgttgttgttgttgttgttgtcgttgttgtcgtcgtcgtagtcgtcgtcgtcgtcgttgttgttctggttgttgttgttgtcgttgtcgttgttgttgttgttcttgttcttgttgcatctgttgcttctgttgttgttgttgttgttgttgttgttgttgttgttcttgttgtcgttgtcgtcgtcgtcgtcgtcgtcacagtcatcatcttcattgtcgtcgtcgtcgttgttgttgttgtagtagttgttgttgttgttgttgttgttgtcactactaGGAATCGGGCTATCgataatatagacactaatggcgcaccagacaagtggtgcgcccctactatatagcagtggcgcaccatgtgcaggtgcgccACTTGTGTGATGGACaccaatggcgcaccacacacacggtgcgccactactaacaatctttttttttccaaaagtactaatggcacaccggggcagagtgcgccattactagtttaactagtaatggcgcaccactcaccgaGTGCGCCACCGCAGTTTCCCTCCTCTTGCTCCCCCAACCCGCCCACCCATCCACCCGCTAAGCTCCCAACTTTTtcctcttcctccgccgccgccgcacttCCCCATCTCGCTAGGAAGCCCTAGCTTTGCCCGGCTTGCCGTTCGTTTCGATTCTTTTCCACGCGCGCGCCAGATTTGGTTCGACCGGTCATGTGCTAGGTGGATTGCTCCGTGGTGGTGCTGCTGTACATTTTGAGCCATTTTTGTTCTGCAGGAAGGCGTAGGGCGTCACAAAATGGCAGCGTTCCTCAGGTCAAAGGGCTCTTCAGGTACCCAAACTTCTGAGCCTTCTCAAAGTCTTGCTACTTGAGCCACCTTAGTCAGTCCAAACTTGACATTCCTAGCAGCTACTTACTTGATATTCTAGCAGACAAGAGTTGTTCATATGGAATTTGATCCAACACTCATCTTCACGGCATGTAATGTTTTTGTGTCATCGGTTTATTACAATTTGCAAAGATCAAAACTGCTAAAATGCAATCCGTGATTGGCGGCATTGGTGGGAGAAGAACACGGTTTGTTAATTTATTAAATACTTGGAGAAAAATCATGACGACTACTACTAGTTAAACCTGTGTCTGAATGGTCTGCTACTTGAACCTTGGCCACACCAAACTTCAGACAATGTGTTTGCCTCAAAGAAAAGGAGTATAACTTAAATGCTTATAGGGATATCATCATGTGGTGATTTTGATTATGGTTAACTCTATAACTTAAATGCTTAACCAACTCTCTATAAGAAAATGACTGACTTATGTCCTCACTGTAAGAAAATGATCAGGTGGGAGTATCAGGGAACCCTGTATCTCTAGTCAAATCTTCTCTCTGGATTCCTCTGAAATCTTACCAGTTGCTTTTGGCCTGTGATGCTCAGCAAAATAACGTGATGCAAACACTTATCTTGGTCTATGTAGTTGGGCGTGCTATGATGGGAAGCCTTGGAAACAATCTGTACGGGGGCGCTACCTCGTCTATTGAAACGGTGGCAAGACCATGTCGTTCTGATGTTGTCTGCCAGGTATTGCTGCTTCCTTCAAACCAAAAATGCTTGATTTGTCAATAATAAGAACCAATATGAGCTGTTTAAAGTCATGTGCTAACCTTttatcttgagcactcaaaagatcCATACAATATTTTATATCTTCTATTGCCCTAAGTAGTTTGTTAAATCGTCGAATAGCTTGTGTTACTATTAATCTGGGATTTTTCTTTGGTTCTCTTAATTGTCTACAATAGGGTTACAAGCTAGATTCCTATGACTTGCTGAACTCAATTCTTTGGGGTTCTCTTCATGAGGCATTCTCTAAGCATTTTTCTTTGCTCTGTTTTCTGTAAACTGGAAGAGGGCCATAATGTAAGAGTTTGAAATGTTGCAAAACTAACAGGATAATTGCTCGAAGTGAGCAATGCATAATTTTCTTGAGGTACTTGTTTACCTAGTCATAGATGTTTTCCAAGTAGAGAGTGGTGGTAACACGCGTTCCTGCTCTGGTTTTAGCAAATCAGAACATTCATCCACATGAGAACAAACCTCAAGGTGGTGGACAAGTCCGGAGCCAAGCGGGTTATGTGCATACAGTCCCTTAGGGGGAAGAAAGGAGTGAGGCTCGGGGACATGATCATCGGTACTGTCAAGGAAGCGCAGCCTCGCGGCAAGGTCAAGAAAGGAGACGTGGTCTATGGGGTGGTCATCCGTGCTGCCATGAAGAAGGGGCGCAGCGATGGCAGCGAGGTCCAGTTCGACGACAATGCGATCGTTATCGTGAACAATAAGGGCGAGCTGATTGGCACCCGCGTCTTTGGTCCGGTCCCCCACGATctcacgaagaagaagcatctcaAGAACCCGGCACTAGCCGAGCACAtagtttgagatatctatctgCTTACCTGGTATCTAGTTGTTAGTTCCGTGGAATGAAATGGACATCTCTAGGATTGTACCTGCGAAGTTTTGGTTCTCTATTGCTAGTTTATTCTACTTCTCTTTGGTCACTTTTATCTGCCAATAATCTCTGTTCTCTGAACTGAGGTTAGTTTTTGACAAACCAGACAAGAGTATGTATTTACTCTCCACATTATATTGCCTATGTTCTTCTACATTCAGTACATACATTCATGGTATCTAATCAATATTCTGCGATTTCCAAATGTTTGAATTACGTTATCTATGTTGTTTTGTGTCTTCACGAAAGCTGGCCATTCTGATGAACGCAATCGGATTGAATCCAAGGTCATCGAGTACTGCAACAAGCACGTCCAGGCAAAGCCCGCAGACGCCGGGGCCTCCTCTGACaccgcctccgccaccgccgccacccccgccGCTCCCGCTGAGGACCTCAAGAACTGGGACGCAGAGTTCGTCAAGATCGACCAGGCAACCCTCTTCGACCTCATCCTGTTATACATCAAatggcctcccctcccctcccctcccctcccctccctccgatTTCTAGATTtagtctttctttctttctttccccTTCTCTTCTGGGTTCTGGCAAGGGCCCGGATCAAGATTGGTTGCTACTGCTTAGGCTGGACTTATTGGCgattggcttggcttcgatcctatTGGATTTGGTTAGGGTTTACATACATGATTGGCTTCATAATCCCTTGCTTTTGACCCAAAAAAAACTCCAGAGATTTATTAGCTGTGGGCCATATAAAATAACTATATAGGCTAGGGTTAATCTGTGATCCATCTTCTTGTGGTCTGATGTCCTTTATATTCTCTACATGAATAACCAAAGGAGCATCTAATCTTATTATGCTGTGAGAGGATGAATTGTTTTTGTCTTCTGTGTAGCTAAATCACCTTATTATGTAACTCTTGTTTCCCACTTTGCTACTGTCTCTACCTTTATTATCTTGTATCTAATCTTTTGTATTCAACTGTTGGCTGTAAATGCCTTCTTCTACCTAGCATTGCTTGGCTGCTAATTTGTGGACATACATAGTCATATCTAAATTACCTAGCATTGCTTGACTGTTAACACTTGCAAATGCATTACGAGAAGCGGTGCTCGTCATCTGAACTAATTCACGAATTATCATCTTTTCTCCAAGGATCTATCTTCTCTTGACTCTGTTTTGTTACAGTTATGTTTCTTTATATGAATTTCTTATCCATTTATATGTTGTAGTTACTGCTGGCACCTGAACCAATGTTCTGGCCTTTGAATCATAATAAAGAATGAGGGGGgagatagagggggagagagagagggagagagggggagagagagagagaaggagagagagggcAGGAGGGAGGGAGGCATCAACTGAGTGTGGATGAATTTCAAGATTGCGTTCGTTATTTCCTTTTGACATATGTAATTTTCCTTTAATCATTGGGACTAGGCATGGGTTTGAGCTCTTCAAAACATGTAAGTAGAGATCATTTGACCCATTTGAAGATCAAATTTATAATTAGAGACCattctttaagatcttcatgatttagagtgtTAAATTTGGCATGTTGATGATTTGATCTTGTAGGTGGCCACGCGGATgctctttggactacgatatggacatgaaggcattTGTTTTAGTGCCAAATATTACTTACTAATGTCCGCAAAGTATCGTTCTGTATTATATttgctatggagctatgtatatatggatgctatggaactatatgtatatatggacgctatggaattttggatgtatggatgctatggaatttttatatatggatcatgaaatttgttatgcaactttgcatatatgttatgtgttgtggatcagtaaaactattgcccacatattatgtattatatatttcatatatatgttatgtgctgttgaatttatggttttgaaacaaaacatatatatgccatAATCTTTGATGTCATGGGGCTCTCAGCAAAGATTTTATGCTCTCAGCAAAGATTTCATACTAGTtgcgcaccactcagcactttagtggcgcactgcaaaaagcacactagtggcgcatcgtcacctggtgcgccattagtaagccagagcacatgaGTAAATATGGCCccttgggaggcatactaatggtgcaccatgggctatactaatggcgcactgcctggtgtgccattagtataccagatactaatggcacacccgtattagtataccagatactaatggcgcacctgtggttcgccattagtaaaaaattctaatggcgtgatgctagtggcgcacctgtagtgcgccattagtagcgaaaataggtgcgccactagcaggccttttcctagtaatgtcttgttgccgttgttgatgttgatgttgttgttgttgttgttgttgttgttgttggtggtggtggtgttgtcggtGCTctcgctgtttttgttgttgtcgccgttgttgtagtgttgttgttgttgttcttgttcttgttgtcattgttgccattgttctcgtcattgtctatgttgtcatcgttgtggtggtcgtcgttgtccttgttgttcttcttctgcttctagttgttgttgttgttgttgttgttgttgtttttgttgttgttgttgttgttgttgttgttgtgattgttgttttcgttgtttttcttgttattgttgttgttctagtcgttgttgttgtcattgttgttgttgttgttgttgttgttgttgttgttgttgttgttgttattgttgttattgttgttgttgttcttgttgttgttgtttttgttgttgttgttgttgttgttgttgttgttggcgtcgtcatcGTTGAAGTCGTCgtaatcctcatcctcgtcgtcgtcgtcgtcattgtcgttgtcttcgttgttcttGTGATTGTCGTTGCtttttatgttgttggtgttgttgttgttgttgtcgttgtccttgttttcgttgttgtcgttgttttcgctgttgtggttgttgttgttgttgttgttgtcgttgttgtcattgttctcatcactgtcattgtcgtcatcgctgtaatccttgttgtcgtcgttgttgtcgttgttgttgttgttttgttgttgatggtgttgttgttgttgttgttttcgttgttgttgttatttgttgttgtttttgtggttgttggtgttgttgttgttgttatcatcgtcgtaaTCGTCTtcgtcgtggtggttgttgttgttgttgttgttgttgttgttgttgttgttgttattgttgttgttgtggttgtgcttgttgttcttgtagtcgttgtcgtcatcataatcgtcgtgtttgttgttgttgctgtccttGCTATCTCTGTTGTCactattatcgtcgtcgtcgttgttgttgttgttgtcattgtcgttgttattctCATCATGgtctttgttgtcatcgtcgtcgttgtcgtcgtcatcgtcgttgttgttgttattgttgttgttgttgttgaggatgatgttctggttaatgttgttattgtcattattgtcgttgttgttgttgttattgtcggcgTCCtccttgttctcatcattgttgttgttgttgacgttgtcatcgtcttcgtcgtcgtcttcgttgttgttgttgttgttgttgttgttgtcatcatcgtcaaagtcgtcgtcgttgttgttgttgttgttgttgttgtcatcatcgtcgttgtctttgtcgtagttgttgttgttgttgttgttgttgttgtcatcatcgtcatcgtcgtcgtcaaagtcctcttcgttgttgttgtcgtcattgttatgtcgttgctattgtcattgttgtcgctgttgttgttgttattgttgttgttgttgttgttgttgttgttgttgttattgttgttgttgttgttgttgtcttcatcgtcgtctttggtgttgttaatgctgttatcgttgttgtcattgttgtcgctattgttgttgttgtcgttgttgttgttgttgttgttttcgttgttgtcattgttctcgtctttgtcattattgtcatcgttatcatcgttgtcgttgttgtcgtcgtcgttgttgttgatgttgttattgtttttggtggtggtgttgttgttgttgctatttttgttgttgtcgttgttgttgtttttattgacgttgttgttgatgatgttgttgttgttgttgttcttgttgttaacgttgttgttgttattgttgttgttgatgatgatgtagtttttgttgttgtcattgctatcgccgttgtcgctgttgtcggcgttattgttgttgttgttgttgtcgttgttgccattgtagttgttgatgttgttgttgtttttgttgttgttgttgctgctactgtcaatgttatggttgttctcgtcattgcctttgttgtcggtgttgtggtcgtcgtcggcgtcgtcatcgtcgtattcgtcgtcgccgtcgttgttgttgttgttgttgttgttgttgttgttgttgttgttattgccattgttgtccttgttgtgattgttgttgttgttgttgctgttgttgttgttgttgttgttgttgttggcgtcgaagtcatcgtcatcctcatcctcctcgtcatcgtcgtcatcgtcgtcgtcttcgttgtactcgtcattgtcgtcatcatcgtcttcgttgttgtcgtcattgtcgttggttttcgttgttgttgttgttgttattattattgtggttgttgtcgttattctcgtcggtgttgttgttgttgtcggcattggcatcatcgttgttttcgttggtgtctctgttgtagttgttgtcgatgttgtcgttgtagttgttgacgTAGTTATCATTATTGTCATTGTTCTAATTGTTGTCATCTTATtcattgtggtcgtcgtcgtcttcgttgttattgttgttgttgttgttgttgttgttgttcttgttgttgttgttgttgtggtggtggttgttgttgttgttgttgttgtttttgttgttgttgttgttgttgatgttgtagttttcatcgtcgtcgtcttcgttaattttgttgttgtcctttttctttgatgtcgttgtctctattgtcgttgttgttatcgttgttgtcgttgttctcgtcattattattgttgtcgtcactttcattgttgtcttcatcgtcatcgtcgtcgttgttgttgttgtcgttgttgttgttgttgttgttattcttgttcttgttgttgctgttgttgttggcattatctatgtcatcatcgtcgtcgttgtcatttttgtcgtcgtcggtgttgttgtcatcatcattgtcatcgtcgtcatctccgtcatcgtcgtgattgctatttttgctgttgttattgttgttgttgttgtcgttgttgttgttgttgttgttgatgttgttgttgttgttattgttgtcattgttctcatcattgtcgttgttgtcgttgttttcgtcgtcgtcgactttgtcgtcaccgtcgtcgttgttgttgttggtgtgggtggtgttgttctt includes:
- the LOC123446373 gene encoding 50S ribosomal protein HLP, mitochondrial-like → MAAFLRSKGSSVGRAMMGSLGNNLYGGATSSIETVARPCRSDVVCQQIRTFIHMRTNLKVVDKSGAKRVMCIQSLRGKKGVRLGDMIIGTVKEAQPRGKVKKGDVVYGVVIRAAMKKGRSDGSEVQFDDNAIVIVNNKGELIGTRVFGPVPHDLTKKKHLKNPALAEHIV